GGACATGACCGCCCACGCCACCCCGGCGCGGGAACCGAACTGGCTGTTCGGGGTCACCCAAGCATCCCATGGCGAGGGCACCGCGATTCATGGGAAGCAATTGCGGCAGCCAAGTCATGCTGCGCTACTTGGGGAGTGCCGCCACGTCGTATTTACAGCGCCGGATCGTCCGCAAACCACCAGAGCACGGCATGGTTGCCCAGCAGCAAGTTCAGGTTTCCTCCCCTCAGAAGGAACTAATGACTTCCTGGGGCAGTTCGTCAAAGTCGTCAGCTATCCAGATTTTGCCCGCCCAGCGACCTGGCTCACGAGGGGCTTTGATTTCCGTATAGGCGACCAACTTTGCCACAGGCTCGCCGGCGTTTGCGATGACAATTTCCTCACCTTCCTTGACTTCCCGAAGAAGGCGCGACAGCTGTGTCTTGGCTTCGTGAATGTTGACGGTCTTCATGGCCTATTCCTTAATTGACTAAACTAAGTTTAGTCTAAATTGGAAGGTTGGTCAAACCCGATCTTTGTGCCCCTTAAGCACTTTGTGGTTGGCGTCTACATTCCTATCCACCGGTCCCGCGGCAGAGTAGCGCGCCCAAGTGCCCTTTTTTGCATTGGGTGCGGGTAATGTAGCATGGGGCGATAAGGAAAGGAGCATTGTATGTTTGCGCAAGTACAGGGAATTCGTTGGGGGCTGGCCGGTGCGCTGGCGGTGCTAGTACTGTCCGGCTTCGCGCGAGCCGCGGAGCGGCCGCCAAACTTCATCGTCATCCTCACCGACGATCAGGGCTACGGCGATCTGGGCTGCTACGGGGCGGAGGGCATCAGGACGCCCGAGATCGATCGCATGGCGGCGGAGGGCACGCGGTTCACGTGTTTCTACGCGACCGCGCCGATCTGCACGCCGACGCGTGCGGCGTTGATGACGGGGAGCTATCCGCCGCGCGTGGGGCTGGGGACACCGCTGCACACGCCGGACAGGTACGGGCTGAATCGGGAGGAAATCACGCTGGCGGAGTTGCTGAAGGAGGCGGGCTACGCCACGGGGTGCGTGGGCAAATGGCACCTGGGCCACCACGAGCCCTTCCTGCCGTTGAACCACGGCTTTGACTTCTACTACGGCACGCCCATGGGGCACATGTTCTTTACCACGGTCGAGGAATCCAAGCGGACGGATCACTTCCTGCGGAACGGGGAACGGATACCGCACCCCCCGGCGGAGGACTTGACGGAACTGTTCACCGACGAAGCCGTGGCGTTTATCGAGCGAAACCGCGAAAGACCGTTCTTCCTCTACCTGGCGCACACCATGCCGCACATCCCACTGCTGCCCCCGGCGGATTTTCGCGGGAAGAGCGAAGGCGGCGTCTACGGCGACATCATCGAATCGATCGACGCGAGCACCGGCCGGGTCTTGCAGGCGGTCCGCGACGCCGGGCTGGCGGAGAATACCTACGTCATCTTTACCTCGGACAACGGCCCGAATCCCGGCGACGGATCGCCGGGGCCCTACCGGGGTGGGAAGCATGGCGCGTACGAAGGGGGCGTGCGCGTTCCGGGCATTGTGTGGGCGCCGGGGCGCGTGCCCGCGGGGGGCGTCTGCGATGAACTGGCGAGCACGATGGACCTGTATCCCACGCTGGCCAGGCTTGCAGGCGCGGAGGTCCCGGCGGATCGGATTATCGACGGTCGGGATATCACGCCGCTGTTTCACGGGGAAGCGGGCGCGAAATCGCCGCACGAGCAGTTTATCTACTATGTGCGGGAGGGGAAGACGGGCGGCATCCGCGTTGGAGACTGGAAGTTGCTGGTGGATGTGAAGGCGGGGCCGTGGAATCATACCGGGGAGGCCCTGTACAACCTGGCGGAAGATCCGTCGGAACAGAAAGACCTTGCGGCGGAAAGGCCGGAGAAGGCCGCTGAATTGAGGAGGAAACTGGAGGCCGCGGACGGGGAGCTCCGCAGGAATGCGCGGCCGGCGGGAGTGCTGAAATGAACGGATGGAGGGAATTCCGAGCGCGGCCTGGATATCTCCGGGCGCCGCGATTCCAGTTCGCCGCATTGTTGGTGTCTATTGCGGTGTTTTTTCCACCGGAAAAGACTTTCGCTCAGATCCGGGCGCTCGGCTGGCCGGATGCGACGGCGAATGACGTAATCCCGTACGACGGCAGCGGGCTGACCCATGGCCCCTTGCTCGGGCGCCCGGCGGCCACGAGCATGCGGGTGTGGGTGCGGACGGCGGCGCCGGGACCTTTCCGGGTGGTGTATGCCCCTTCGCTGCCGCTCTCGGCGGACGGGCCGGGCGTTGCGGGCGAGACGAACGCCGGGGACGACAACACCGGCGTCGTGGACCTGACGGGATTGGCGCCCGACACGCGGTACTACTACGGCATCGTACTTAACGAACGCATCGTGGATACCCGGAACGATTTCGCGCCCGGCTTCCCTTCCTTCCGAACGCTGCCGGACTGCGCGTCCTACGCGGACGAACGATACAACCCGGACGGCCGCTTCAATTTCAGCTTTGGCGTCGGCTTTGGCGCGCGGCAGACCTCCAGCGAACCCATGTACCGCGATGCGCCGGGTTTCCACTCGCTCAATGCGCGCTATGCGGACCGGCTGTCGTTTTTCATCATGAACGGCGACTACATCTACGAGGAATTCCGAACGGCACAGAACCGCCCGCACGAGGCGGAGATGTTCCGCGCGGACTACCGGAGCTACATGGAGCACGGGCTCGCGATGACGGAATTTCAGCGCCGCGTGCCGTGGCTCTACACCTACGACGACCACGAGACCTTCAGCGACCTCGAAGGCGCCGGCGAGATCGGCCTGAAGCAGGGCAAGTGGCTCTACCGGGATCGATCGCTCGGCCCCTGGTATGAATACGCGGGATGGGCCAACTACCCCGGCCCGCAGCGTGGCGAAATCTACCGGGGCGAGGCGGAGGTCAAAGCGGGCGGCGATGTGCTGCACGATCCCAACGCCGATTTCACGCAACTGCGCCCCGAAACCATCAGCACCCTGCTCGTGGACATGGGCCAGAAGAACCAGGGCGTCTACGGCTTGGTGGAAACCATCGACGCGCATCATGTCCGCGTAACGCCGGCCTTCGCCGAGAATGAAACCTGCACCTACAGCATCGGCACACACCACTATTTCGACTGGCGCGTTGGCAACTGCCATTTCTTCGCGCTGGACACGCGCGGCGAGCGCACGCGCTACCTCGCGAAGAAGGTCAACGATCCCGATCGCTTCCTGCTCGGCGCAACGCAGGAGAAATGGCTGCTGGACGGCATCGCGGGAACCGACGCCGACTTCATCTTCATCGTGTCGAGCGTGTCCTGGATGATCTACCACACGAACTTTCACATGTATAAGGATCCGGCGGAGATCCCGCCCGGCCCCGCGGCCAAGGAGGACGGCTTCCTCGGGGCGATCCAGGAGCGGGATCGCCTGTTGGCGGCCCTGGATGCCATCGAGAAGCCGGTGATCATCTTCACCGGCGACCTGCACAACGCCTTCGCCGTTCAAATCAGCGACAACGTGTGGGAATTCATGACGGGGCCCTTCAATTCCTTCAACCACCCCATTCTCACCGCCGGCAATCCGCCGCCGCCCTACGGCGGCTGGTTCGACTCCGCTGGCACGAACGTGAAGATCAAGTGGGTGGCCGGATTCCCCAATGAAATGAGCTACCAGCGCCTTACCAACAAGTACTACGGAATCGTACAGGTAAACAACGCCCTCAAGTCGGGCCGCCAGGAGGGCCCGGGCCTCCACTGGGTCGCCTACGACGAGCCCCAGGTCATCGTGCAGTTCATCGACGCGTACACCGGCGAAATGGTCTACGCCGAAGGCATCTCAACCGCCGATGCGAAGCCCGCTTCACAGGGGGGACGCGGGGCGGCCAAACAAATCGATCAGTGAACGCGCGCAACAGAAACATTCTTGTCGCGTATGGTTATTCGCCCGATCATTGATCGGGCGTCCGCCACGGCAATCGCATTTAAACGTCCAACTCGAGCCGAGCGCCACATGAACCACCTTCAATGTTATAAAGGGCGCGTGTTGGAGCGCTGGCATTTCGCCTGTGGCGAATCCCTGACCTTGCCGGCACAGATGCCGGCGCTCCAAAACGCTCACAATCGTTGATTCAAGGTTCCAAATCGAATCAAATCTACGCCCATATACCGAGATCGAGTTTAAATGCGGCTCATCCGGTTTGAGGGTACATCGGCAACGATGGCGGCAAATAGGAGTAGTTTGCTGGGTTCTCTTTTCCGGGCGGCGATGCTATGAGCGGATAGAAGATTCTCTGGAGCTTGTCTGTAGCGCAGACGGTATACTCGGCAGCAGAACTGGATGCCAACGCATTCTTTCGGCCCGAAGGGCCAACGCAGTTTTCAGCCCCGGGCAACGCCCGGGGTTTAAGCGACGGGTTTCTTATACGCCCTGAAAGGGCAGCGCAGTTGCACTTCAGAACCGCTGGGCTGGCTCACCACTGCGCTGCCCTTTCAGGGCGGGGAACGTGGTGTCCCCGTGTTCCCTGGGCGTTGCCCAGGGCTGGGAGCTGCGCTGGCCCTTCGGGCCGAAAGACCAGTCGATACGATTACTCCGACAGAGGCCCCAACCAGCATACATTGGCGGTTCCGGATAATTCGGGCACGGAGAAACGCCTGTGAATAGTCCCGTACGCTCAAACCGGATGATCCTTAAATGCGATTGCCCTGAGCGTCCCGCGCCTTGACGCTCCTTTGCCCGCGCGTGTAGCGTATGGGTCCGCGAGAAACACCCCTTCGCCGGAAGAAAGGACCGCCGCCCCATGCCCGCCAAGACCCTATCCGCCAGGACCCTATCCGCCAAAGCCAAGCCCCGCCGCAAGGTCGCCAAGAAGCCGCAGCGCACGTCCCGCACGCGAAAGCCGCTCTCGATGACGCTGGAGGCGTGGCAGGTGGCGCTGCGGCGGGAGTACGGGCGCGAGCAGAACTTCCGCGAGCGTAACCTGGGCGAGGACCCGATCTTTTCCTCGTTTACGGTGCACAATCCCGGGAGCGGGCGGACCTACCGGGTGGCGATCCGCGGGGCGAATCTGGGGGACAATTTCTGTTCGTGCCCGGATTTCGCGGTGAATACGCTCGGAACGTGCAAGCACATCGAGTGGCTTCTCGCGAAGCTGGCGCGCAAGCGCGGGGGGAAGAAGGCGCTGCGCGAAGGCTACCACCCGCCCTATTCCGAGGTGTACCTGCGCTACGGCGCCGAGCGCGCGGTGCACCTGACCCGCGGATCGGCGTGCGACGTGCGCGCGGCGCGCCTGCTGGATCGCTACTTCGACGCCGAAGGGCGCCTCGGCGAGAAGGCGGCGGAGTCGTTTGAAAAATTCGTGCGCGAGGCGCGGCGGCAGCCCCACGAAATCCGGATCTACGAGGACGTGCTATCCTTCGTCGCCGCCCGCCGGGACGACGCCCACCGCGCGGCGCGTATCGCGAAGGACTACGGGGGCCGGGGTGGGGCGGCGCGGCTGAACAGCCTGCTGCGCGTGAAGCTTTACCCCTACCAGCGCCAGGGCGCGATCTTTGCGGCGAAGGCGGGCCGCAGCCTCATCGCGGACGACATGGGCCTCGGGAAGACGATCCAGGCGATCGCCGCCGTCGAAATTCTGGCCCGGGTTGCCGGGGTCGAGCGCGTGCTCGTGGTCTCGCCCACGGCGCTGAAGCACCAGTGGCGCCAGGAGGTGGAGAGGTTCGCCGGGCGCGACGCGGCGGTGGTGGAAGGCCTGTGGCCGCAGCGGAAAGCCACGTACGCCAGCCCCTCGTTCTACAAGCTGACCAACTATGAGACCATCGAGCGCGACATGGAGCTCATCCGCGAATGGGCGCCGGATGTGGTCATCCTGGACGAGGCCCAGCGCATCAAGAACTGGGACACCCGCCGCGCGCGGGCGATCAAGCAGCTCGATTCCCGCTTCGCCATCGTGCTCACGGGCACGCCGCTGGAGAACCGGCTTTCCGAACTGCATTCGATTATGGAGTTTGTGGACAAGTTCCACCTCGGGCCCCTGTTCAAGTTTCTCCATGCCCACCAGCACGTGGACGAATCCGGGCGGGTCATCGGCTACCGCGATCTCGACAAGGTCAAGGAGAGCCTGGCGGGCGTCCTGGTGCGCCGGCGCAAGGCGGACGTGCTCCAGGAGCTGCCGGATCGTTCGGATAGCTACCTGTTCGTGGATATGACCCGCGAACAGCGGCAGGTCCACGACGACGCCGACTATCTGGTGAAAAAGATTCTGGCGAAGTGGCGGAAGTATGGCTTCCTGACCGAAGAGGACCAGCGCCGGCTCATGTGCCTATTGCAGACCATGCGCATGGCCTGCAACAGCACCTTCCTCGTGGATAAGGAAACCGACCACAGCACCAAGATGGACGAATGCGCGCTGCTGCTTGACGATGTGCTTGCGGATCCCGAGAGCAAGGTGGTTATATTCAGCCAGTGGCTCGGGACCCACGAGCAACTTATCCGGCGGCTCGAGGCGGAGGGGCGCGGCTACGCCTACTACCACGGATCCCTCGACGGGAAGAGGCGCAAGGAGGCGCTGGAGCGGTTCAAGGGCGACGCGGATTGCCCCATCCTTCTCTGCACCGACTCCGGCGGCGTGGGCTTGAACCTCCAGGAGGCTTCCGCCGTTATTATCATGGACCAGCCGTGGAACCCCGCCGTGCTCGAACAGCGCATCGGGCGGGTGCACCGGCTCGGCCAGCACCGACCCGTCTCGGTTTACCATTTTATTTCGCGCGGGGGCATCGAGGAGGGGATGCTCGACACGCTCAAGTTCAAGACCTCGATGTTCGAGGGCGTGCTCGACGGGGGCGAGAGCGAGGTCTTTCTCGGCGGCACCCGCATGCAGAAATTCATGGAAACCGTCGAAAAGGTCGTCGCGGCCACCCCGCAGGATGCGCCCGTCGCCGAAGCGGGCGACGCGCGCGACGGCGGGCCCGCGGAAGCGCCGGCGGCGGATGCGGACAGCGGGGCTCCGGTGGAGCCTGCCCGCGCGCCGGGCGCCGCGACAACGGAACGGCCCGCCGCAGCCGAGGAGGCGCCGTGGAATGCGCTGCTTCAGGCCGGCCTCGCGCTGCTCGGCGAGATCGAGAAGCGCGGCGGCCAGGGCGCGGCCCGAAGCGCCGGTGGAAACGGCGCTTCCCGTTTCGTTCACGAGAACAAGGAAACCGGGAGGCCCGAACTGCGCCTGCCCATGCCCGACCCGGACACCGCCGCGAAAATCGGCGAGCTTCTCGGCGGGATCGCGGGCGCGTTGCAGCGCCTCGGCGGGGGGCGGTAGCCGCGATAGGGGGGAGGCGTCGGCCATTCTATCGGAATGCTCTCCGGGTCGTGGGTGTCGTGGAGCTGTCGCGGCGGGGCCGAGTTGCGCCGTTGCCCGCGACGTTCGCGACTCGCCGCCCGCCAACGATTCCGGTTCGCGGGGTTGCGGGAAGGGCCGACGACATGGTAGTCTTGCGGTTTGCGGCGCGCAATTTGCGCCGCGGCTGTCCGGCGCCGGACAAAATCGGCCCGGAATCGGGTATGGACATACAGGCGCGTTGCCGGGATGCGACGCGGTTGGGGACGCTGATTCAATTCGAATTGGCCGAATTCAAACTATTGACATTCCGCCGGCAGATCGTGTAAAGTACGCACAAGGTCTAGTGG
This genomic interval from Candidatus Hydrogenedentota bacterium contains the following:
- a CDS encoding alkaline phosphatase D family protein; amino-acid sequence: MFFPPEKTFAQIRALGWPDATANDVIPYDGSGLTHGPLLGRPAATSMRVWVRTAAPGPFRVVYAPSLPLSADGPGVAGETNAGDDNTGVVDLTGLAPDTRYYYGIVLNERIVDTRNDFAPGFPSFRTLPDCASYADERYNPDGRFNFSFGVGFGARQTSSEPMYRDAPGFHSLNARYADRLSFFIMNGDYIYEEFRTAQNRPHEAEMFRADYRSYMEHGLAMTEFQRRVPWLYTYDDHETFSDLEGAGEIGLKQGKWLYRDRSLGPWYEYAGWANYPGPQRGEIYRGEAEVKAGGDVLHDPNADFTQLRPETISTLLVDMGQKNQGVYGLVETIDAHHVRVTPAFAENETCTYSIGTHHYFDWRVGNCHFFALDTRGERTRYLAKKVNDPDRFLLGATQEKWLLDGIAGTDADFIFIVSSVSWMIYHTNFHMYKDPAEIPPGPAAKEDGFLGAIQERDRLLAALDAIEKPVIIFTGDLHNAFAVQISDNVWEFMTGPFNSFNHPILTAGNPPPPYGGWFDSAGTNVKIKWVAGFPNEMSYQRLTNKYYGIVQVNNALKSGRQEGPGLHWVAYDEPQVIVQFIDAYTGEMVYAEGISTADAKPASQGGRGAAKQIDQ
- a CDS encoding type II toxin-antitoxin system Phd/YefM family antitoxin, with the translated sequence MKTVNIHEAKTQLSRLLREVKEGEEIVIANAGEPVAKLVAYTEIKAPREPGRWAGKIWIADDFDELPQEVISSF
- a CDS encoding DEAD/DEAH box helicase gives rise to the protein MPAKTLSARTLSAKAKPRRKVAKKPQRTSRTRKPLSMTLEAWQVALRREYGREQNFRERNLGEDPIFSSFTVHNPGSGRTYRVAIRGANLGDNFCSCPDFAVNTLGTCKHIEWLLAKLARKRGGKKALREGYHPPYSEVYLRYGAERAVHLTRGSACDVRAARLLDRYFDAEGRLGEKAAESFEKFVREARRQPHEIRIYEDVLSFVAARRDDAHRAARIAKDYGGRGGAARLNSLLRVKLYPYQRQGAIFAAKAGRSLIADDMGLGKTIQAIAAVEILARVAGVERVLVVSPTALKHQWRQEVERFAGRDAAVVEGLWPQRKATYASPSFYKLTNYETIERDMELIREWAPDVVILDEAQRIKNWDTRRARAIKQLDSRFAIVLTGTPLENRLSELHSIMEFVDKFHLGPLFKFLHAHQHVDESGRVIGYRDLDKVKESLAGVLVRRRKADVLQELPDRSDSYLFVDMTREQRQVHDDADYLVKKILAKWRKYGFLTEEDQRRLMCLLQTMRMACNSTFLVDKETDHSTKMDECALLLDDVLADPESKVVIFSQWLGTHEQLIRRLEAEGRGYAYYHGSLDGKRRKEALERFKGDADCPILLCTDSGGVGLNLQEASAVIIMDQPWNPAVLEQRIGRVHRLGQHRPVSVYHFISRGGIEEGMLDTLKFKTSMFEGVLDGGESEVFLGGTRMQKFMETVEKVVAATPQDAPVAEAGDARDGGPAEAPAADADSGAPVEPARAPGAATTERPAAAEEAPWNALLQAGLALLGEIEKRGGQGAARSAGGNGASRFVHENKETGRPELRLPMPDPDTAAKIGELLGGIAGALQRLGGGR
- a CDS encoding sulfatase, translating into MFAQVQGIRWGLAGALAVLVLSGFARAAERPPNFIVILTDDQGYGDLGCYGAEGIRTPEIDRMAAEGTRFTCFYATAPICTPTRAALMTGSYPPRVGLGTPLHTPDRYGLNREEITLAELLKEAGYATGCVGKWHLGHHEPFLPLNHGFDFYYGTPMGHMFFTTVEESKRTDHFLRNGERIPHPPAEDLTELFTDEAVAFIERNRERPFFLYLAHTMPHIPLLPPADFRGKSEGGVYGDIIESIDASTGRVLQAVRDAGLAENTYVIFTSDNGPNPGDGSPGPYRGGKHGAYEGGVRVPGIVWAPGRVPAGGVCDELASTMDLYPTLARLAGAEVPADRIIDGRDITPLFHGEAGAKSPHEQFIYYVREGKTGGIRVGDWKLLVDVKAGPWNHTGEALYNLAEDPSEQKDLAAERPEKAAELRRKLEAADGELRRNARPAGVLK